Proteins encoded together in one bacterium window:
- a CDS encoding transposase: MQREYITNEAWRKIYQFLKKKKVFMLEMKVFVKRFIVGVYWILKTGAQWRELPDRYGNWNSVFKRFDVWSKRKF, from the coding sequence ATGCAAAGAGAGTATATCACAAATGAAGCGTGGCGGAAAATATATCAGTTTCTTAAAAAGAAAAAGGTATTTATGTTAGAAATGAAGGTCTTTGTAAAGAGGTTCATAGTGGGTGTGTATTGGATTTTAAAAACAGGCGCTCAATGGCGAGAACTGCCTGACCGTTATGGCAACTGGAATAGCGTATTCAAGCGATTTGATGTGTGGAGTAAAAGAAAATTTTGA
- a CDS encoding DnaJ domain-containing protein, protein MAIREVARGLRSLTRCGTEFFAADKASQKPILFILAALAHIYGCGQDFVELGKIIEEDKNNNSYNQHSYGNSYNQWNFPDPAGERRKNLEVLGLPEDASDDEIKKTYRRLARQFHPDKNPGNKEAEARFKEISEAYDLLMKK, encoded by the coding sequence ATGGCGATAAGAGAAGTAGCGAGAGGTTTACGATCGCTCACGCGTTGTGGTACTGAATTTTTTGCAGCAGATAAAGCATCACAAAAACCAATCTTGTTTATTCTTGCAGCGTTGGCACATATCTATGGTTGTGGCCAGGACTTTGTCGAGCTTGGCAAAATTATCGAGGAAGATAAAAATAACAATAGCTATAACCAGCATAGCTATGGGAATAGTTATAATCAGTGGAATTTTCCTGATCCAGCCGGAGAGCGGCGCAAAAACCTTGAAGTATTAGGCTTGCCAGAGGATGCTTCTGACGATGAAATTAAGAAAACTTATCGTCGATTGGCGCGTCAATTCCATCCTGACAAAAATCCAGGAAATAAAGAAGCAGAAGCGCGCTTTAAAGAAATTAGTGAAGCGTATGACTTGTTAATGAAAAAATAA
- a CDS encoding fasciclin domain-containing protein, producing MKRYVFLLFFIFADLSAAPRDARDVNPLFAEPNPDRELTIMGFLERSGNFKQMYALFDELLLDTKLGKNNLLGANNGKYTVFLPTDDALIRFGRLALLRTPDAVKKGLLSKFVHYHIVPDAISKRALKEGPKRYLSTLSKRNLWRQNIPKPIYTVEVVNGIIYVLDKVLINPELKDVLHVSSKGAASGG from the coding sequence ATGAAGCGATATGTATTCTTACTATTTTTTATTTTTGCAGATCTTTCTGCAGCACCGCGCGATGCTCGCGATGTGAATCCCTTATTTGCAGAACCGAATCCGGATCGCGAATTAACGATTATGGGTTTTCTTGAACGATCTGGAAATTTTAAACAAATGTATGCGTTGTTTGATGAGTTATTGCTCGATACCAAGTTGGGCAAAAATAATTTACTTGGTGCCAACAATGGGAAATACACCGTCTTCTTGCCAACCGACGATGCTCTGATTCGGTTTGGTAGGCTTGCGTTGTTAAGAACGCCGGATGCCGTTAAGAAAGGTTTGCTTTCAAAATTTGTTCATTATCACATTGTGCCAGATGCCATTTCTAAGCGTGCTTTGAAAGAAGGTCCTAAGCGCTATTTAAGTACGTTGAGTAAAAGAAACTTATGGCGTCAAAATATTCCTAAGCCAATTTACACGGTAGAAGTCGTGAATGGGATTATTTATGTTTTGGATAAAGTACTCATAAATCCTGAACTTAAAGATGTTTTGCATGTGTCGTCAAAGGGAGCCGCTAGCGGTGGTTAG
- a CDS encoding ATP-binding cassette domain-containing protein gives MISLKNISKKHGHKTTLVNVNTTIEQGDFIVIVGPNGAGKTTLFDLIAGTQVSTAGRITLDNKDITTTNEHVRAHWMGRLLQNPEHNTVDTMTVAQNLALALFAKKSASLADALKIVTPAVIDDIQKNYGIDLKPLLQTPMKSLSGGQRQLIAFIMATITNPRLLLLDEPTAALDPQAATTLLSCAYRFMQQHHMTALLITHDPQIALTLGNKLWLVKDGTVTVFDEQTKKALKPQDLIGSIDYANIVT, from the coding sequence ATGATTTCATTAAAAAATATCAGTAAAAAACACGGCCACAAAACAACTCTTGTCAACGTTAACACCACGATAGAACAAGGCGATTTTATTGTAATTGTGGGGCCCAATGGCGCCGGCAAAACAACGTTGTTCGATTTGATTGCCGGCACACAAGTATCAACGGCCGGTAGAATCACGCTTGATAATAAAGACATTACTACCACCAACGAACATGTTCGCGCACACTGGATGGGCCGCCTGTTGCAAAATCCCGAACATAACACGGTTGACACCATGACCGTCGCCCAAAACCTTGCGCTGGCATTATTTGCAAAAAAATCAGCATCACTTGCTGATGCACTTAAAATTGTTACGCCAGCAGTCATTGACGATATTCAAAAAAATTATGGCATCGATCTTAAGCCATTATTACAAACGCCCATGAAATCACTTTCTGGTGGACAGCGCCAATTGATTGCTTTTATAATGGCAACAATTACCAACCCTCGCCTCCTGCTTTTGGACGAACCAACTGCAGCGCTTGATCCGCAAGCAGCCACCACGCTCTTATCATGCGCGTATCGTTTTATGCAACAGCACCACATGACCGCGCTGTTGATTACACACGATCCTCAGATTGCGTTAACGCTCGGTAATAAATTATGGTTGGTAAAAGATGGTACCGTTACGGTATTTGATGAACAAACCAAGAAAGCACTGAAGCCGCAAGATTTGATTGGCAGCATTGATTATGCAAACATCGTTACGTAA